In Clostridium sp. JN-1, one genomic interval encodes:
- a CDS encoding Ig-like domain-containing protein has product MNTVLNFYNQCIKRSGSQLNNYKKTIFFKGLIKEIDDKLQSIDSKYLFTMEDLPQGTEISCGNINYLVMTRNEKINEVYYKYTIQKQPYDVNFAPGGILQRIPSIIETKTVDIQTNESIILPAGKIIIVISKNTTTDKIEVNDRFITMGSAWKISGLDKSQEGLIKVNADIDQTMTGDDLVNEITNGVVKPFYTFNISPNPVSIKKGQTQQLSVVLSENGTTINNPTLIYTSSNENIATIDSKGLITGIGEGSCSIDITYYGDYDTADTSVNIEVNAIADHNYILSVSPESISMDTGNTQQITATVTDKGTAISNPTFTYNSDNTGVATVNNTGLITAISAGTANITVSYIGEDGNTYSKTIPTTINEALAKTIAITSTATNPNKIKLNNTQNYTIAETSNGSTVTDTFTITASGCDSSYYTVTRTDNNNFSITNLKGDGTQYLTIVASSTTNATVSGSIKIRLAGRW; this is encoded by the coding sequence TTGAATACAGTATTAAACTTTTATAATCAATGTATAAAAAGAAGTGGCTCACAACTCAATAATTATAAAAAAACTATCTTCTTTAAGGGATTAATTAAGGAAATAGATGATAAATTACAGTCCATAGATAGTAAATATCTTTTTACTATGGAAGATTTGCCACAAGGTACTGAAATATCATGTGGTAATATAAATTATTTGGTTATGACAAGAAATGAAAAAATCAATGAAGTATATTACAAATATACAATACAAAAGCAACCTTATGATGTTAATTTTGCACCAGGGGGTATACTTCAAAGAATACCCAGTATTATTGAAACTAAAACTGTAGATATACAGACAAATGAAAGTATTATATTACCAGCAGGAAAGATAATCATAGTTATAAGCAAAAATACTACAACGGACAAAATAGAAGTAAATGATAGATTTATAACTATGGGTTCAGCATGGAAAATAAGTGGACTTGATAAATCACAGGAAGGATTAATTAAAGTAAATGCAGATATAGACCAAACAATGACAGGTGATGATTTAGTAAATGAAATAACTAATGGAGTAGTAAAACCTTTTTATACATTTAATATAAGTCCCAATCCTGTAAGTATAAAGAAAGGACAAACACAACAATTAAGTGTAGTTTTAAGCGAAAATGGTACTACAATAAATAATCCTACATTAATATATACAAGTTCAAATGAGAATATAGCAACAATAGATTCTAAAGGATTAATTACTGGAATCGGTGAAGGTTCTTGTAGTATAGATATAACTTATTATGGTGATTATGATACGGCAGACACAAGTGTTAATATAGAAGTAAATGCTATTGCAGACCATAATTATATATTATCTGTTTCACCTGAGAGTATTAGCATGGATACTGGAAATACTCAACAAATAACAGCAACGGTTACTGACAAGGGAACGGCGATAAGCAATCCTACTTTTACATATAATTCAGACAATACAGGAGTTGCAACGGTAAATAATACTGGACTCATTACTGCTATAAGTGCTGGAACTGCAAATATTACTGTAAGTTATATAGGTGAGGATGGTAATACATATTCTAAGACAATACCTACAACAATTAATGAAGCATTGGCAAAAACTATAGCAATTACAAGTACAGCAACAAACCCTAATAAGATTAAATTAAATAATACACAGAATTATACTATTGCTGAAACAAGTAATGGAAGTACCGTAACAGATACATTTACTATTACTGCAAGTGGTTGTGATTCTAGTTATTATACTGTTACTAGAACAGATAATAATAACTTTAGTATTACTAATTTAAAGGGTGATGGTACGCAATATCTAACTATAGTTGCTTCAAGTACAACTAATGCTACAGTAAGTGGAAGTATTAAAATTAGATTAGCAGGAAGATGGTAA
- the rpsT gene encoding 30S ribosomal protein S20, producing the protein MANIKSAKKRIKVINKKTLQNKIIKSALKTTIKKFLAAIDAKNVEEAKTTFVSAAKALDMAASKGVIHKNKAARNKSRLSAKLNNLSA; encoded by the coding sequence ATGGCAAATATAAAATCAGCTAAAAAGAGAATTAAAGTTATAAACAAAAAGACTCTTCAAAACAAAATAATTAAATCAGCACTAAAGACTACTATAAAGAAATTCTTGGCTGCTATAGATGCTAAAAATGTTGAAGAAGCTAAAACTACTTTTGTATCTGCTGCTAAAGCTTTAGATATGGCTGCATCAAAAGGAGTAATACATAAAAATAAGGCTGCAAGAAACAAATCAAGATTATCAGCAAAATTAAACAACTTAAGTGCTTAA
- a CDS encoding phage portal protein produces MDINEYINKVYSGDPEWFVQEASQGFHLNRINRTISNKEYLHGVHRILQKKDMQYKGKQYRTKKLIIQEAKTILNFHSTYLLGKPLSLTGSENKVSEYQNIYRKGNYNQVDYNIIDNIGKYGDAYEYVYLDNNKNIVSKIIDSADGYPVYTETNDYVAFIEYWTVNAIDYYNVYYPDRVDSYNNENEGINIISSSPNLSGLPIHYHNKNDWNINYGESLLYDILPILDEIEDLLSKLGDSIYTLSLSPIPVITGQQIEGTIDKDAVGYSISLENGSDMKYVNATMDYNTIKMYIDKLEQKLNFVAHMPSIATGGNGNISNVSEVSLQILYQLADVYAMVNEQCIRAGLIQRFDMIDKLLSLKGVTFSDDEYIDVEFNYSRPVNAQDLLNELNTQYSMGAISKKTIIEKSPITTDVTQEMDRLKEEGGSDNINSKDNSGISSNNSGNNNDNAKNNNTYK; encoded by the coding sequence ATGGATATAAATGAATATATTAATAAAGTATATAGTGGTGATCCTGAATGGTTTGTTCAAGAAGCAAGTCAGGGATTTCATTTAAATAGAATTAATAGAACAATAAGCAATAAAGAATATCTTCATGGAGTACATAGAATATTACAGAAAAAAGATATGCAATATAAAGGTAAACAATATAGAACTAAGAAATTAATTATACAGGAAGCAAAAACAATATTAAATTTTCACAGTACATATTTACTGGGAAAGCCGTTGTCATTGACGGGTTCTGAGAATAAAGTAAGTGAATATCAAAATATATATAGGAAAGGTAATTACAATCAGGTAGATTATAATATTATAGATAATATAGGAAAGTATGGAGATGCTTACGAATACGTATATTTAGATAATAATAAGAACATTGTATCTAAAATAATAGATTCTGCTGATGGCTATCCAGTTTATACTGAAACTAATGATTATGTTGCTTTCATAGAATACTGGACTGTAAATGCTATTGATTACTATAATGTATATTATCCAGATAGGGTGGATAGTTATAATAATGAAAATGAAGGTATTAATATAATATCAAGTAGTCCTAATTTAAGTGGACTTCCTATACATTATCATAATAAAAATGATTGGAATATTAACTATGGAGAATCTCTATTATATGATATATTGCCTATTCTTGATGAAATAGAGGACTTATTATCCAAGTTAGGTGATAGTATATATACATTGTCATTAAGTCCTATACCAGTAATTACAGGACAACAAATAGAAGGTACAATTGATAAGGATGCAGTAGGTTATTCCATTTCACTTGAAAATGGTAGTGATATGAAATATGTAAATGCTACTATGGATTATAATACCATTAAAATGTATATTGATAAATTGGAACAGAAACTCAATTTTGTAGCACATATGCCAAGCATTGCAACTGGTGGTAATGGTAATATATCTAATGTATCAGAAGTTAGTTTGCAGATACTTTATCAACTGGCTGATGTATATGCAATGGTAAATGAACAATGCATAAGAGCAGGATTAATCCAAAGGTTTGATATGATAGATAAGTTACTATCATTAAAGGGAGTAACGTTTAGTGATGATGAATATATTGATGTAGAATTTAATTATAGTAGACCAGTAAATGCACAGGATTTATTGAATGAATTGAATACTCAGTATAGTATGGGTGCTATTAGTAAGAAAACTATTATTGAAAAGAGTCCCATTACAACTGACGTAACGCAAGAAATGGACAGATTGAAAGAAGAAGGGGGAAGTGATAATATAAATAGTAAGGATAATAGCGGTATAAGTAGCAATAATAGTGGAAATAATAATGATAATGCTAAGAATAATAACACATATAAATAA
- the gpr gene encoding GPR endopeptidase → MFSIRTDLAVEAKEFYEQENKEKISGVEVEESSDEDIKITSVKIVNSTGEKMMNKPIGTYVTIDIPKFTCYDGESMDKLSIAFGKTLRKMIKLEDDMTALVVGLGNWNVTPDALGPKVVSKLMITRHLKQLVPDKIDERIRPVCAIAPGVLGITGIETSEIIKGVVNKIKPNLVICIDALASRKMDRVNSTIQIGNTGISPGSGIGNRRMEISEKTLKVPVIAVGIPTVVDAATMASDTIDMVLDSMIKQTKSGGEFYNMLKSIDKNEKFTMIREVLEPYGANLMVTPKEVDMVMNSISRIVAGGINIALQPKLNLDEINKFLN, encoded by the coding sequence GTGTTCAGTATTAGAACTGATTTAGCAGTTGAAGCAAAGGAATTTTACGAACAGGAAAATAAAGAGAAGATTTCGGGTGTAGAAGTTGAAGAAAGTAGTGATGAGGATATAAAGATAACTAGTGTTAAAATAGTAAACAGCACTGGAGAAAAGATGATGAATAAACCAATTGGAACATATGTAACCATTGATATTCCGAAATTTACATGTTATGATGGAGAATCTATGGATAAACTCAGTATAGCATTTGGCAAGACACTTAGGAAGATGATAAAACTTGAAGATGATATGACAGCACTTGTTGTTGGACTTGGAAACTGGAATGTAACTCCAGATGCTCTTGGACCTAAAGTAGTTTCTAAACTTATGATAACAAGACATTTAAAACAATTGGTACCAGATAAAATTGATGAGAGGATAAGACCTGTATGTGCAATAGCCCCTGGGGTGCTTGGAATTACTGGAATTGAAACTAGTGAGATAATAAAAGGAGTTGTAAATAAGATAAAACCCAATTTAGTAATATGTATAGATGCACTAGCTTCAAGAAAAATGGATAGAGTTAATTCTACAATTCAAATAGGTAATACAGGAATATCACCTGGTTCTGGAATAGGAAATAGGAGAATGGAAATAAGCGAAAAAACTCTTAAAGTACCTGTAATAGCTGTGGGAATTCCAACTGTAGTAGATGCAGCTACTATGGCAAGTGATACTATAGATATGGTATTAGATTCCATGATAAAGCAAACTAAAAGCGGCGGAGAATTTTACAATATGCTTAAATCTATAGACAAAAATGAAAAGTTTACTATGATTAGAGAAGTTTTAGAACCGTATGGAGCAAACCTAATGGTTACGCCTAAGGAAGTTGATATGGTTATGAACTCAATATCGAGAATAGTAGCTGGTGGAATAAATATAGCACTTCAGCCAAAACTTAATTTAGATGAAATAAATAAATTTTTAAATTAG
- a CDS encoding ComEC/Rec2 family competence protein, translated as MKRPLVYYSISVFAGCFSILLLFENVFLGAVAAASFFAILFFTVDKEFFIICSAFTAVGIFSFMLYFNLKVPKSANLRVIDKKGYYYIANYKGRKVNLKGIGKFEIGEKIKAKGDFENIKNHNSGVIGTYDIKNYEVLNKDFIYYMYDLKRKLYDKFSKNIGPEKSALIMSLCYGDTTYLSKTQKGQFQQLGVFHAISVSGFHMAIIYKLLESIAGLKLAVFFSALYVLFTGFQAATLRAFIMIFIFKFSKIVFKNYDSISSLSLSALIILVVKPYYAADIGFMLSVTATLGIILFYKNFLKLFRKFPQKLNESLSVTMSSQIFSVPYIAFTIKNFSSGFILGNIFLLPIYSIIVVLGNIAIFVYNIDILFKPLCIVINIVMTALTGANHILLKCCPSVSFLTYLDGIALSIMFVSYMIFKIGYKRCKYIPFFMIAAILIQNYSFFPQIYSFKFEEGQGVVIKYKDKNIMLCSDSGENVKDFINLKDHIKVDKVITNAEYGNKIKIDNEFYLKVLPHSLNNIQLEIDRGNFKYYFNDDKPGKVKRKDEYMPYDYEEDYNLYVIIFDRIFAFN; from the coding sequence ATGAAAAGACCTTTAGTTTATTATTCAATATCAGTTTTTGCAGGATGTTTTTCCATATTGTTATTATTTGAAAATGTATTTTTGGGTGCAGTTGCAGCTGCATCCTTTTTTGCAATATTATTTTTTACAGTAGATAAAGAATTTTTTATCATATGCAGTGCATTTACTGCAGTTGGTATTTTTAGTTTTATGCTGTATTTTAATTTAAAAGTTCCTAAAAGTGCAAATTTACGTGTGATTGATAAAAAAGGATATTATTATATTGCTAACTATAAAGGTAGAAAAGTTAATTTAAAAGGCATAGGTAAATTTGAAATTGGAGAGAAGATAAAAGCAAAAGGTGACTTTGAAAATATAAAAAACCATAATAGTGGTGTAATTGGAACATATGATATAAAAAATTACGAGGTTTTAAACAAAGATTTTATTTATTATATGTACGATTTGAAGAGAAAACTTTATGATAAATTTAGTAAAAATATAGGCCCAGAAAAATCAGCTCTTATAATGTCACTTTGTTATGGAGATACTACATATCTTTCAAAGACACAAAAGGGGCAATTTCAACAACTTGGAGTATTTCATGCTATAAGTGTTTCGGGATTTCATATGGCTATTATATACAAACTATTGGAAAGTATAGCTGGACTTAAATTGGCGGTATTTTTCTCAGCCCTATACGTTTTGTTTACAGGTTTTCAAGCAGCAACTTTAAGGGCATTTATAATGATATTTATATTTAAGTTTTCAAAAATTGTTTTTAAAAATTATGACAGCATATCTTCACTTAGCTTATCTGCATTAATCATACTCGTAGTAAAACCTTATTATGCAGCTGATATAGGATTTATGCTGTCTGTTACAGCTACTTTAGGTATAATTTTGTTTTATAAAAACTTCTTAAAATTATTTAGAAAGTTTCCACAAAAATTGAATGAATCATTGAGCGTAACCATGAGTTCACAGATATTTTCAGTTCCATATATAGCATTTACAATCAAAAATTTTAGCAGCGGTTTTATACTTGGAAATATATTTTTGTTACCTATATATTCAATTATAGTTGTACTTGGGAATATAGCTATTTTTGTATATAATATAGATATTCTTTTTAAGCCATTATGTATTGTTATCAATATAGTAATGACTGCTTTAACTGGAGCAAATCATATTTTGTTAAAGTGCTGTCCTAGTGTCAGTTTTTTAACTTATTTAGATGGAATAGCACTTTCTATTATGTTTGTAAGTTATATGATTTTTAAGATTGGATATAAAAGGTGTAAGTATATACCGTTTTTTATGATTGCTGCTATATTAATTCAAAACTATAGTTTTTTCCCTCAAATATACAGCTTTAAGTTTGAAGAAGGTCAAGGTGTAGTTATAAAATATAAAGATAAAAATATAATGCTGTGCAGCGACAGCGGAGAAAACGTAAAAGATTTTATTAACTTGAAAGATCATATAAAAGTAGATAAGGTAATAACAAATGCTGAATATGGAAACAAGATTAAGATCGATAATGAATTTTATTTAAAAGTACTGCCTCATTCTTTAAATAATATACAATTGGAGATAGATAGAGGAAATTTTAAGTATTATTTTAATGATGATAAACCAGGTAAAGTTAAAAGAAAAGACGAATATATGCCATATGATTATGAAGAAGATTATAATTTATATGTTATAATATTCGATAGAATATTTGCATTTAATTAA
- a CDS encoding SPOCS domain-containing protein produces the protein MDDKMSSTNCHQAFMQVPVIVGRGEKQELVTEVLTISPPSPPVFRIKDIDKEVVITNTLLVPGAEKVIIDGFIDKNINYKTIAEFTPEAVDGPLDQFTTRIEFSTFVIVNASCPLLPTDHVEILSAVVEGEKDELMSPNPVEAGAPDWAVTFNELLEKMIVKVTLKVTRMEDIPLKPSPPRTCYN, from the coding sequence ATGGATGATAAAATGAGTTCAACTAATTGTCACCAAGCATTTATGCAAGTGCCTGTAATTGTTGGAAGAGGAGAAAAACAAGAATTAGTTACTGAAGTATTAACAATTTCACCACCTAGTCCTCCAGTATTTCGTATTAAAGATATTGATAAAGAAGTTGTAATTACAAATACGTTATTAGTTCCAGGAGCAGAAAAAGTAATTATAGATGGCTTTATTGATAAAAATATAAATTACAAGACAATAGCAGAGTTTACACCGGAGGCTGTAGATGGACCATTAGACCAATTTACAACAAGAATAGAATTTTCAACATTTGTTATAGTAAATGCATCATGCCCACTTCTTCCAACTGACCATGTTGAAATATTAAGTGCTGTTGTAGAAGGTGAAAAAGATGAGTTAATGAGCCCTAACCCTGTAGAAGCAGGTGCACCAGATTGGGCCGTTACTTTTAATGAACTTCTTGAAAAAATGATTGTAAAAGTTACTCTTAAAGTTACAAGAATGGAGGATATTCCATTGAAACCATCTCCTCCAAGAACATGTTATAACTAA
- a CDS encoding cation-transporting P-type ATPase, protein MFEWYGKPWSEVVKKLGSSIYSGLSEAQVRSYRDKYGDNKIIIPDISGIIILFIKQVSQFWMLLMLISVIMFFYTGEYKNGAIALCVIIVNALCAAIEEYNNDKSLKELQRLNIGYTRVMRHGAASNIPIEELVIGDIVIVERGQIVPADLRIIESNNLRTNEVSVTGEKFICEKYETKIEDKGLRLSDMKNILFKGSKIVAGHGTGIVIASGGKTQIGKIIELFLRETTEEKSFDQRINEILNFFSIFIIGGTAVNLALNLLNKQNVYHSINSSAIILLNSLPQSMMIILTILSFVLLNQMRKRGMVFKNLFTIEKFSSVNAVCTDKVGAFSDEKVYVSKVYVDNTIIDRYDERLMNIKFQSEAESLKRILIIALLCNDTIISMGELVNPRDDLMEISLVEFGMMIHVDSTKLEDEQIRVNVIPFDTDRRMMTSINKVDKNYRAYVKGAVDSILDRCTHILKNGVEVEITEDDINSIKNADIKMSNESLNVMGFAYRNFNYEPSLEENIESNLVFAGLIGFENVIKSDSYNAIEKGNFLNVKPIIVTEDSKLTAYAFGKKLGLISRIQQILSGIEIDNMEDDEFERIGDKIGIFSRISARHKIKIVRNLKRCGYTVAIIGSKIIDLPCLKAANVGITNSNSNVIKKLSDVFTADINYKSLLDILEDSRKMVNSITKIIVYIMNCSLSMLLFNIFIGIYNYNMPLIAEEGLWFNNIIIMLSSIALILNYKSEDNSCSYSIINKDVIISRISFIILNSILTSTAALVTFQLSYRNGAKNAQMFSFFVLNIYSVLLSLSFSNRLFFKNKFSNLVLLFNIIIQIIIMFPLGLLMIKDKVDTRNIIIFTAVWFIITMFYKFEKNDNYDYDYD, encoded by the coding sequence ATGTTTGAATGGTATGGTAAACCGTGGAGCGAAGTTGTAAAAAAACTAGGCAGCAGTATATATTCTGGCTTAAGTGAAGCACAGGTTAGATCTTATAGAGATAAATACGGCGATAATAAGATAATTATACCAGATATTAGCGGTATAATTATCTTATTTATAAAGCAAGTTAGTCAATTTTGGATGTTACTTATGCTTATTTCTGTTATTATGTTTTTTTATACTGGTGAGTATAAAAATGGAGCTATAGCACTTTGCGTAATTATAGTTAATGCCTTATGTGCGGCTATAGAAGAGTACAATAATGATAAAAGTTTAAAAGAATTGCAAAGACTAAATATAGGTTACACTAGAGTTATGAGGCACGGCGCAGCTTCAAATATTCCAATAGAGGAATTAGTGATAGGCGATATAGTTATAGTTGAGAGAGGTCAAATTGTACCAGCTGACTTGAGGATTATAGAAAGTAATAATTTGAGAACTAATGAAGTATCAGTAACCGGTGAAAAATTTATATGTGAAAAATATGAAACTAAGATAGAAGATAAAGGATTAAGATTGTCAGATATGAAAAATATCTTATTTAAAGGTTCAAAAATTGTAGCTGGGCATGGTACAGGTATTGTAATAGCTTCAGGTGGTAAGACTCAAATAGGAAAAATAATAGAATTATTTTTGCGAGAAACCACAGAAGAAAAGTCATTTGATCAGAGAATTAACGAGATTTTAAACTTTTTTAGCATATTTATTATAGGCGGTACAGCTGTCAATTTAGCGTTGAATTTATTGAATAAACAAAATGTTTATCATAGTATAAACTCATCTGCAATAATTTTACTGAATTCACTGCCTCAAAGTATGATGATTATTTTGACTATCTTATCTTTCGTGTTGTTAAATCAAATGAGAAAAAGGGGAATGGTGTTTAAAAATTTATTTACGATAGAAAAATTTTCATCTGTAAATGCTGTTTGTACTGATAAAGTAGGTGCTTTTTCTGATGAAAAAGTGTATGTAAGTAAAGTCTATGTTGATAATACAATCATAGATAGATATGACGAACGTTTGATGAATATTAAATTCCAAAGTGAAGCTGAATCATTAAAAAGAATTTTAATTATAGCACTGCTTTGTAATGATACTATAATTTCTATGGGTGAACTTGTAAACCCAAGAGATGATTTAATGGAAATTTCATTAGTTGAGTTTGGTATGATGATTCATGTAGATAGTACAAAGTTGGAGGATGAGCAGATTAGAGTAAATGTCATACCATTTGATACTGATAGAAGGATGATGACAAGTATAAATAAAGTAGATAAAAACTACAGGGCATATGTAAAGGGAGCAGTTGATTCCATTTTAGATAGATGTACTCATATATTAAAAAATGGAGTTGAAGTTGAGATAACAGAAGATGATATTAATTCAATAAAGAATGCAGATATAAAGATGTCAAATGAATCTTTAAATGTAATGGGATTTGCATATAGAAATTTTAATTATGAACCAAGTTTAGAAGAAAATATTGAGAGTAATTTAGTATTTGCAGGATTAATTGGATTTGAAAATGTTATAAAAAGTGATTCATATAATGCAATTGAAAAGGGAAATTTTTTAAATGTAAAACCTATAATTGTTACAGAAGATAGTAAGCTTACTGCATATGCTTTTGGCAAAAAACTTGGATTAATATCTAGAATACAGCAGATACTATCTGGAATTGAAATTGATAATATGGAAGACGACGAATTTGAACGGATAGGTGATAAAATAGGCATATTTTCAAGGATAAGTGCAAGGCATAAAATAAAGATAGTTAGAAACTTAAAACGCTGTGGATATACAGTTGCAATTATAGGTTCTAAAATTATAGATTTACCATGTTTAAAGGCAGCAAATGTTGGAATAACAAATTCTAATAGTAATGTCATTAAAAAATTATCAGACGTATTTACAGCAGATATTAATTACAAAAGTTTACTTGATATACTTGAAGATTCTAGAAAAATGGTTAATTCAATAACTAAGATAATTGTGTACATAATGAATTGTAGTTTAAGTATGTTATTATTTAATATTTTCATAGGTATATACAATTACAATATGCCGCTTATAGCAGAAGAAGGACTTTGGTTTAATAATATAATAATTATGCTGTCCTCTATTGCTTTAATACTTAATTATAAAAGTGAAGATAACTCATGTTCATACTCTATTATCAATAAAGATGTTATTATTAGCAGGATCAGCTTTATTATATTAAATTCAATTTTAACTTCAACAGCAGCCTTGGTTACTTTTCAATTGTCATATAGAAATGGAGCTAAAAACGCCCAAATGTTTTCCTTTTTTGTATTAAATATATATTCTGTATTGTTATCACTTAGTTTTTCAAATAGATTGTTTTTTAAAAACAAATTTTCAAATTTAGTACTTTTATTTAATATCATAATTCAAATAATTATAATGTTTCCATTAGGTTTACTTATGATAAAGGATAAAGTTGATACAAGAAATATAATAATATTTACAGCAGTATGGTTTATAATAACTATGTTTTATAAGTTTGAAAAAAATGATAATTATGATTATGACTATGATTAA
- the holA gene encoding DNA polymerase III subunit delta, translated as MIDIFTLNENLKKGKVENCYLFCGSDEKLMKDTIGCIVNRNVDKNLRDLNYVQFDGTSLESFEPVINACETMPFMSRKKVVLVYRASFLNDDKSGNPKLHNERTFKDIYDYIIDVPGHCILIFYDVFRGKRYKPGKRIYRLDKKICVVRVDKIKGRQLEARVKNLFEIRGKQIGRVELRIFCSLMQENDLNIVENEVEKLCCYVQDKPITREDIKTLFFKNNYDDIFDLTNPIANKKIKESIEVLNELIYKGEKIPYLLNMIERQFNKLLKIKILLHYKKDKQNIMHSLNIRSEYAYEITAAQSKKFTFRQLENALKLCLDAEEKIKSSTIDSKTEMELLIINTIVG; from the coding sequence TTGATAGATATATTTACATTAAATGAAAATTTAAAAAAAGGCAAAGTTGAGAATTGTTATTTATTTTGCGGCAGTGATGAAAAACTTATGAAGGATACTATAGGTTGCATAGTAAATAGAAATGTAGATAAAAATCTTAGAGATTTAAATTATGTGCAATTTGATGGAACTTCTCTTGAAAGTTTTGAACCTGTAATCAATGCATGTGAAACAATGCCATTTATGTCCCGTAAAAAAGTAGTGCTCGTATATAGAGCTTCGTTTTTAAATGATGATAAGTCTGGAAATCCAAAGCTTCATAATGAAAGAACATTTAAAGATATTTATGACTATATAATAGATGTTCCAGGGCACTGCATACTTATATTTTACGATGTTTTTAGAGGTAAGAGATATAAACCTGGCAAAAGAATATATAGACTAGATAAAAAAATATGTGTAGTTAGAGTAGATAAAATAAAAGGACGTCAATTGGAGGCCAGGGTTAAAAATTTATTTGAAATTAGGGGAAAGCAAATTGGAAGAGTAGAGCTTAGGATTTTTTGCAGTTTGATGCAGGAAAACGACTTAAATATTGTAGAAAATGAAGTGGAAAAGTTATGCTGCTATGTTCAAGATAAGCCTATAACAAGAGAAGATATAAAAACTCTTTTCTTTAAAAATAATTATGATGATATATTTGATTTAACTAATCCAATAGCAAATAAAAAGATAAAGGAGTCAATAGAAGTTTTAAATGAACTCATATATAAGGGAGAAAAAATACCTTATTTATTAAATATGATAGAAAGACAGTTTAATAAGCTGCTTAAAATTAAAATTCTTCTGCACTATAAGAAAGATAAACAAAATATAATGCATAGTTTGAATATACGATCTGAGTATGCATATGAAATTACTGCTGCACAGAGTAAAAAATTCACATTTAGACAATTAGAAAATGCTTTAAAGTTATGCCTTGATGCAGAAGAAAAAATTAAAAGTTCTACAATAGATTCCAAAACGGAAATGGAACTGCTTATAATAAATACTATTGTTGGATAA